The Rhodohalobacter sp. SW132 genome has a segment encoding these proteins:
- a CDS encoding succinate dehydrogenase cytochrome b subunit, producing MPSLLQAAQSQVGRKILTGLTGLFLVLFIIFHLGGNLAIFGEPDAMNRYSMVLHNFGPLLWFARIGLVVVFAIHTWIGISIWLQKRKARPKNYEVYSSKGGPSRQSLSSRSMAFTGVVLLIFVFFHINTFALGDTGTVMIDGQQTHDIKSLVIETFQNPFYAFGYAFVMLLLGTHLGHGIWSAFTSLTVRSQKASAIIYSVGAVFAVVLAVGFLFIPLYIYFGGGCEAALIQCR from the coding sequence ATGCCGTCACTATTACAAGCCGCCCAATCCCAGGTAGGCCGAAAAATCCTGACCGGATTAACCGGGCTATTTCTTGTTCTTTTCATCATTTTTCACCTCGGAGGCAACCTCGCAATATTTGGAGAACCGGACGCAATGAACCGTTACTCCATGGTACTTCACAATTTTGGGCCGCTGCTCTGGTTTGCCCGAATTGGTCTGGTTGTGGTTTTTGCTATTCACACCTGGATTGGCATCTCCATCTGGCTGCAGAAACGCAAGGCACGTCCGAAAAACTACGAGGTTTACAGCAGTAAAGGCGGACCCAGCCGTCAAAGTCTGAGCTCCCGCAGCATGGCGTTTACCGGAGTAGTTCTGCTCATATTTGTCTTTTTTCACATCAATACTTTCGCTCTTGGCGATACGGGTACCGTTATGATTGACGGACAGCAGACTCATGATATCAAATCGCTTGTGATCGAAACCTTTCAGAACCCATTTTACGCTTTTGGGTATGCGTTTGTGATGTTGTTGCTTGGCACACATCTCGGGCACGGTATCTGGAGTGCTTTCACATCGCTTACAGTTCGCAGTCAAAAAGCATCTGCAATCATCTATTCCGTTGGAGCCGTGTTCGCTGTCGTCCTGGCGGTCGGTTTCCTCTTTATACCGCTCTATATTTATTTTGGCGGTGGTTGTGAAGCAGCACTTATACAGTGCCGGTAA
- a CDS encoding YigZ family protein translates to MKQYSITKAYQTDFKVKGSKFIAFLSPCNQISSADLYVESIREEHPTATHHCYAYRVNPADCIEYNQDDGEPSGTAGAPILNSLKLAELVNVICVVVRYYGGTKLGKSGLIDAYSSATDLAISKAQCHRITPTEQFEIVYSYDQQSLIDKLKHTFTLFEIDSAYGEHVKLVLECPEAESKGLETRLQSISHLLISVERIKSSFHIFDSR, encoded by the coding sequence ATGAAGCAATACTCGATTACCAAAGCGTATCAAACCGATTTTAAAGTAAAAGGTTCAAAATTTATCGCCTTTCTATCTCCATGCAACCAAATATCATCTGCAGATCTGTATGTGGAATCGATCAGGGAGGAGCACCCCACGGCAACACATCACTGCTACGCATATCGTGTAAATCCGGCCGATTGCATCGAATATAATCAGGATGATGGAGAACCATCGGGTACGGCGGGTGCACCTATTTTAAATTCGCTCAAATTGGCTGAACTTGTGAATGTTATTTGCGTGGTTGTCCGATATTATGGCGGCACCAAACTTGGCAAAAGCGGTCTGATCGACGCCTACTCATCGGCTACAGATTTAGCCATTTCGAAAGCTCAATGCCATAGAATCACTCCAACGGAGCAGTTTGAGATTGTTTACAGCTACGATCAGCAATCGCTGATTGATAAACTAAAACACACGTTCACCCTGTTTGAAATCGATTCAGCATATGGAGAACATGTGAAACTGGTACTGGAATGTCCTGAAGCCGAATCAAAAGGTTTAGAAACACGACTTCAATCCATTTCTCACCTCTTAATCAGCGTTGAGCGAATCAAATCGTCATTCCATATTTTTGATTCACGATAA
- a CDS encoding cob(I)yrinic acid a,c-diamide adenosyltransferase translates to MKIYTRKGDTGDTALFGGSKTKKNNIRIHAYGTVDELNSTLGMVLSYSISKIGKEILNQVQHDLFVVGAMLATPNPENSKINEVGEQEVKQMEEWIDTLETDLEPLKSFILPGGSGAGSTLHLARTVCRRAERESVELSQNEAIPESVIIYLNRLSDLLFVLARYENKHQGVEETPWIPVREKKKNKKSET, encoded by the coding sequence ATGAAAATTTATACCAGAAAAGGAGATACCGGGGATACAGCGCTCTTCGGGGGTTCAAAAACCAAAAAAAACAATATTCGTATCCACGCCTACGGAACGGTTGATGAACTCAACTCAACCCTTGGAATGGTTCTCTCCTACTCTATTTCCAAAATTGGAAAAGAAATTTTAAACCAGGTACAGCATGATCTTTTTGTTGTAGGCGCAATGCTGGCGACGCCCAACCCCGAAAACTCAAAGATAAATGAAGTGGGAGAGCAGGAAGTAAAACAGATGGAAGAGTGGATTGATACTCTTGAAACAGATCTCGAACCACTGAAATCATTTATTCTTCCCGGCGGGAGCGGTGCCGGTTCTACCCTCCATTTGGCCCGCACAGTTTGCAGAAGGGCGGAGCGGGAATCGGTTGAACTCTCACAAAATGAAGCAATTCCGGAGAGTGTAATTATTTATCTGAACCGGCTTTCTGATCTTCTTTTTGTGCTCGCACGCTACGAAAACAAACACCAGGGTGTTGAAGAGACTCCATGGATTCCGGTCCGCGAAAAGAAGAAAAACAAAAAATCAGAAACGTAA
- a CDS encoding PH domain-containing protein codes for MSKSIDLKPDWKRWFWGYFFGVLLIPLFGIGIIVLWKVHQKKKSYRYTVTDRQITAIGEGVSQTVDLINIKNLDVEQNWVDQKFGIGDIVLNTGSRTITLLGQNNPEAISDSISKAIYAEKKRIESLNKVEEKKIEPPPPGTLDKLDYLTGLWQQGLLSDEDFKKEKKNFEK; via the coding sequence ATGTCAAAATCTATCGATCTGAAACCTGACTGGAAACGCTGGTTCTGGGGATACTTTTTTGGTGTTCTTCTGATTCCGCTCTTTGGAATCGGGATTATCGTTCTTTGGAAAGTTCATCAGAAGAAGAAAAGTTATCGTTATACGGTAACGGATCGGCAAATAACGGCTATTGGTGAAGGTGTTTCTCAAACCGTAGACCTCATCAACATTAAAAACCTTGATGTTGAGCAAAACTGGGTAGATCAAAAGTTTGGTATCGGGGATATCGTACTGAACACCGGATCACGCACAATTACGCTGCTCGGACAGAACAACCCGGAAGCGATCAGCGATTCCATCTCAAAAGCAATTTATGCCGAAAAGAAACGGATTGAATCGTTAAACAAAGTTGAAGAGAAGAAAATTGAACCTCCCCCTCCCGGAACACTCGACAAACTGGATTACCTGACGGGATTGTGGCAGCAGGGATTATTGAGTGATGAGGATTTTAAAAAGGAGAAGAAAAATTTCGAGAAATAG
- a CDS encoding LD-carboxypeptidase has translation MKRTDFLKSLGGITVAPWAVGSKLTGTGVLRKPKRLQPGDLIGLTAPAGIVFNDDDYTRMVQVLTDFGFRTKFGSNVRNRHGYLAGTDRERAENLNQMFVDPEIDGIMAVRGGWGCSRILPYLDFKAIARNPKVYCGFSDNTTLHHAFMSYCGFTTFHGPNGNSDWTDLTKESFESVIMKGEESRYQSKSDVRTLQAGSAQGRLIGGNLTILTTTLGTSYQPDFRDAILFVEDIGERTYKIDRMLAHLKQAGALNKISGFIFGKCTDCSAGPNPTFSLAEVIEKYIKPLNIPAMMNADIGHEEDNFTIPAGGIAELDAGSGEFWLKESSVI, from the coding sequence ATGAAAAGAACAGATTTTTTAAAATCACTGGGTGGTATCACGGTTGCTCCATGGGCGGTTGGCAGTAAACTGACGGGCACCGGAGTACTTCGGAAGCCAAAAAGACTGCAGCCGGGAGATTTGATTGGATTAACTGCACCCGCCGGAATTGTCTTTAATGATGATGATTACACCCGAATGGTACAGGTTCTGACTGATTTTGGTTTTCGAACAAAATTCGGGTCAAACGTTAGGAATCGCCATGGTTACCTTGCGGGAACGGACCGTGAGCGTGCTGAAAACCTAAACCAGATGTTCGTGGATCCCGAAATTGATGGAATTATGGCGGTCAGGGGAGGGTGGGGATGCTCCCGAATTTTACCATACCTTGACTTTAAAGCCATCGCCCGGAACCCAAAAGTCTACTGCGGCTTTAGTGATAATACGACGCTCCATCATGCATTTATGTCATACTGCGGATTTACCACATTTCACGGCCCAAATGGCAATTCCGACTGGACAGATCTGACCAAAGAGAGTTTTGAGTCGGTGATTATGAAAGGGGAGGAAAGCCGGTATCAATCGAAAAGCGATGTCCGTACCCTGCAGGCGGGGAGTGCGCAGGGTCGGCTGATCGGAGGGAACTTAACCATTCTGACCACCACTTTAGGTACATCTTACCAGCCCGATTTCAGGGATGCAATCCTCTTTGTTGAAGATATCGGAGAAAGAACGTATAAAATTGACCGGATGCTGGCTCATTTAAAACAGGCGGGTGCACTCAATAAAATTTCCGGGTTTATCTTCGGCAAATGCACGGATTGTTCAGCAGGGCCGAATCCTACATTCTCACTGGCTGAAGTGATTGAAAAATACATCAAACCGCTGAATATACCGGCTATGATGAACGCAGATATTGGTCATGAAGAGGATAATTTCACAATTCCGGCTGGCGGGATTGCAGAACTTGATGCGGGCAGCGGTGAGTTTTGGCTGAAAGAATCTTCTGTGATTTAA
- the nadD gene encoding nicotinate (nicotinamide) nucleotide adenylyltransferase, translated as MMERGLRIGLFGGAFDPVHNGHIKVAGSFLSSNLIDELHLLPTASPPHKELPNKTSFHHRSKMLRLAFSGMDRVIVNGIENNLSQPSYSLQTIEHLQTRYPSNTYFLCIGEDNLTSFHKWHKYREILDRVILLVAARPGFESHQQDSEILENAVFVDHEEIEISSTDIRSADDPVSFEGEIPDAVLDYIRKHKLYSDR; from the coding sequence ATGATGGAGCGTGGGCTTAGAATCGGCCTGTTTGGAGGTGCTTTTGATCCGGTTCATAATGGACATATCAAAGTGGCCGGTTCATTCCTCAGCAGCAATTTGATCGATGAGCTCCATCTTTTACCCACCGCTTCACCGCCGCACAAAGAACTTCCAAACAAAACATCATTCCACCACCGAAGTAAAATGCTTCGTCTTGCGTTTTCCGGAATGGACCGGGTGATCGTTAACGGTATAGAAAACAACCTTTCTCAGCCATCTTACAGTTTGCAGACCATTGAACATCTGCAAACAAGGTATCCCTCAAATACCTATTTTCTCTGTATTGGTGAAGATAATCTTACATCGTTTCACAAATGGCATAAGTACAGGGAAATACTGGATCGTGTGATTCTGCTGGTAGCGGCACGTCCCGGTTTCGAAAGCCATCAACAAGATTCTGAGATACTTGAAAACGCTGTTTTTGTAGATCATGAGGAGATTGAGATTTCCTCAACCGATATCCGTTCAGCTGATGATCCGGTTTCTTTTGAAGGTGAGATTCCGGACGCGGTGCTTGATTATATCCGAAAGCATAAACTCTATTCTGACCGGTAA
- a CDS encoding outer membrane protein assembly factor BamD, translating into MRTLIIILVAAFALVSCRSQDLIRPGDTLDVAFEKAKSQYDQENWSTAARAFETVVSIGRGTDVGQEAQFLLAESYYNNRQYLIAASEYQRYTSFYPRSERREQADFKQALSYYQMSPRYKLDQTYTRQAIDRFRLFNSRYPDSELVAEASGYIEEMREKLARKQYEAANFYMRTNRYQAAIVYHDIVIDSYPETVWAERSLVDQIEAYIIYADNSVQARQKERYEEAVASYETYLQLFPRGENRSRAESLYDRATREIERIAGRQSSPSSSDESVAQNE; encoded by the coding sequence ATGCGCACATTAATTATTATTTTAGTTGCAGCATTTGCACTTGTCTCCTGCCGTAGTCAGGATCTTATCCGTCCGGGCGATACTCTTGATGTGGCTTTCGAAAAGGCGAAATCTCAATATGACCAGGAAAACTGGTCAACAGCTGCCCGCGCTTTTGAAACCGTGGTTTCTATCGGGCGAGGCACAGATGTAGGGCAGGAAGCTCAGTTTTTACTCGCCGAAAGTTATTATAATAACCGGCAATACCTGATAGCAGCATCCGAATACCAAAGGTATACGAGCTTCTACCCGCGTTCTGAACGGCGCGAGCAGGCAGATTTTAAACAGGCTTTGAGTTACTACCAGATGAGCCCCCGTTATAAACTCGACCAAACCTATACACGGCAGGCAATCGATCGATTCCGACTCTTCAATTCGCGATACCCTGATTCAGAACTTGTTGCGGAGGCTTCCGGGTACATTGAAGAAATGCGCGAGAAGCTGGCCAGAAAACAGTATGAAGCGGCAAATTTTTATATGAGAACCAATCGGTACCAGGCCGCAATTGTGTATCACGACATTGTAATTGATTCCTATCCCGAGACAGTATGGGCAGAACGATCGCTGGTAGATCAAATCGAAGCCTACATAATTTATGCAGATAACAGCGTTCAGGCCCGGCAAAAAGAGCGTTACGAAGAGGCAGTGGCAAGTTATGAAACGTATCTGCAGCTGTTTCCACGTGGTGAAAACCGAAGTCGTGCCGAAAGCCTTTATGATCGCGCCACCCGTGAAATTGAACGGATTGCGGGACGTCAGTCATCACCATCATCCTCCGATGAATCTGTAGCTCAGAATGAATGA
- a CDS encoding polyprenyl synthetase family protein, whose amino-acid sequence MKFLSHYLHSVEEALQKLDIPESPASLYQPQVYMIQNGGKRLRPILTLMGCGLCGTKRTKAMPAALAVELLHNFTLIHDDIMDQADFRRGEQAIHKKWSPSVAILAGDSMYTRSMLLLNRLDEDVDYRKVVNLFLEGIHKVCEGQALDMEFETRESVSLNEYMEMIRGKTAALLEASLQMGGVVAGCSRDELHLLQTIGSNLGQAFQIQDDLLDVTADPDKFGKRVAGDIYECKKTYLMILAMERCNKEQKKWLMECLKNKPMAASDVQQVIELYKTHGVIDSANQTIEQMYSTAIKSVERFGETEDKRDLIKLITTLKKRDY is encoded by the coding sequence TTGAAGTTTTTATCACACTATCTCCATAGCGTAGAAGAGGCTCTGCAAAAGCTGGATATTCCTGAATCACCTGCATCTCTTTATCAGCCGCAAGTTTATATGATACAGAACGGAGGGAAACGCCTTCGTCCGATTTTGACACTCATGGGGTGCGGTCTTTGCGGAACGAAAAGAACGAAAGCAATGCCGGCAGCACTTGCCGTTGAATTACTTCATAATTTTACGCTGATTCATGATGATATAATGGACCAGGCCGACTTCAGGAGAGGGGAGCAGGCAATTCACAAAAAATGGAGTCCTTCAGTTGCTATTCTTGCAGGCGACAGCATGTATACACGCTCGATGCTTTTACTAAACCGTCTTGATGAAGATGTGGATTACCGAAAAGTTGTGAACCTGTTTCTGGAAGGCATCCATAAAGTTTGTGAGGGACAGGCACTGGATATGGAATTTGAAACGAGAGAAAGCGTGTCCTTAAATGAGTACATGGAAATGATCCGTGGTAAAACGGCTGCACTTCTTGAGGCATCACTTCAAATGGGGGGGGTAGTTGCCGGGTGTTCTCGTGATGAACTGCATTTACTTCAAACGATTGGCTCCAATCTTGGCCAGGCCTTTCAGATACAGGATGATCTGCTTGATGTAACCGCTGATCCCGATAAGTTCGGAAAACGCGTAGCTGGTGATATCTATGAGTGTAAAAAAACATATTTAATGATACTTGCCATGGAGCGCTGCAATAAAGAGCAGAAAAAATGGTTAATGGAGTGTCTGAAAAACAAACCAATGGCAGCATCTGATGTTCAGCAGGTGATCGAACTTTACAAAACACACGGTGTAATAGATTCTGCTAATCAGACAATTGAACAGATGTATAGTACTGCAATCAAATCTGTAGAAAGATTTGGTGAAACAGAAGATAAGCGAGATCTTATAAAATTGATTACAACTTTAAAGAAACGGGATTATTAA
- the fni gene encoding type 2 isopentenyl-diphosphate Delta-isomerase, whose amino-acid sequence MSIQERKKDHVDLCVNEDVNYSGSAGFEQYQFRHNALPELNLEDISTETSLLGRSFSFPLFLSSMTGGYTDAGQINAQIARFCEKNNLPFGVGSQRALLDHPEEINSFSVVRNEAPTAFIAANIGGAQIAGGLTDDQLEVLIESIQADAIIVHLNPLQELVQPEGDRAFRGIESGIRKLVIDADLPIIVKETGAGITGEVARRLLAAGVSVIDVAGSGGTSWAKVENLRKADRTETDFLNDWGMPTTKCLEEVALLREEFRFELISSGGLRTASDIMKSFALGANFTAMAGPVIRALVNGGEDELQKFLNRLKEQLKQICLLLGRRAPAQCSHRDLIKK is encoded by the coding sequence ATGAGCATTCAGGAAAGGAAAAAAGATCATGTGGATTTATGTGTGAACGAAGATGTGAACTATTCCGGGTCCGCCGGTTTTGAACAGTATCAGTTTCGCCACAACGCATTGCCGGAGTTAAACCTCGAAGATATTTCAACGGAAACATCACTTCTTGGCCGGTCATTTTCATTTCCGCTTTTTCTCTCTTCTATGACAGGCGGCTACACCGATGCCGGACAAATTAACGCGCAGATCGCAAGATTTTGCGAAAAAAATAATCTCCCGTTTGGTGTGGGCAGTCAGCGCGCACTGCTCGATCATCCTGAAGAAATAAATAGTTTTTCAGTGGTTCGGAATGAGGCTCCCACCGCTTTTATTGCTGCCAATATTGGAGGTGCACAAATTGCCGGCGGGTTGACAGACGATCAGCTTGAAGTTCTCATCGAGTCAATACAGGCCGATGCTATTATCGTGCATCTGAATCCGCTGCAGGAACTTGTTCAGCCTGAAGGAGACCGCGCGTTCAGGGGAATCGAATCGGGAATTCGAAAATTGGTTATCGATGCCGATCTGCCAATTATTGTCAAAGAAACAGGAGCCGGAATTACAGGTGAAGTGGCCAGGAGACTGCTTGCTGCAGGTGTTTCGGTGATTGATGTTGCGGGATCCGGCGGAACAAGCTGGGCAAAGGTTGAAAACCTGCGAAAAGCGGATCGTACTGAAACGGACTTCCTGAACGACTGGGGAATGCCCACAACAAAATGCCTGGAAGAGGTGGCTCTATTGAGAGAAGAGTTTCGTTTTGAGCTGATTTCATCCGGCGGGCTGCGCACGGCATCAGATATCATGAAGTCGTTTGCTCTTGGCGCGAATTTTACTGCAATGGCCGGCCCTGTGATCCGGGCCCTGGTGAATGGCGGAGAAGATGAGCTCCAGAAATTTTTAAACCGGCTGAAAGAGCAATTAAAGCAAATCTGCCTGTTGCTGGGGCGGCGGGCACCGGCTCAATGCAGCCACAGGGATTTGATAAAAAAATAG
- a CDS encoding sugar porter family MFS transporter has protein sequence MFNNKTILFSSAVAALAGFLFGFDTIVISGADRPIQNLWEMSDLFHGTFIMSMALWGTVIGALFGGIPCDRFGRRKTLFWIGVLYLVSALGSAFATDPYIFSISRFIGGLGVGASSVAAPVYISEITPAANRGKLVALYQFNIVFGILIAYISNYLIGTIFDDQAWRWMLGVEAIPATIYLLLVMGVPESPRWLVLKRNRVKEAKSLLEKLNPKEDIDRLILQIKKSVSKTAGSSVFFSKRFRFPITLAFLLAFFNQLSGINFVLYYAPRIFEQAGVEAGDVLGASVSLGVVNLLFTLLGMYLIDRAGRKSLMYIGSFGYIASLAGVSWAFFTGAEGTVVVIFVCAFIASHAIGQGAVIWVFISEIFPNAVRDYGMSLGSGTHWVFAAIITLITPTVLSAFSGTQIFAFFSFMMVLQLLFVWKIMPETKNITLEEMEVKLGINVEELKEVIDENDIRSEKE, from the coding sequence ATGTTTAACAATAAAACAATACTATTTTCCAGTGCAGTAGCTGCTCTTGCCGGCTTTCTGTTTGGGTTTGATACAATTGTAATTTCCGGCGCGGATCGTCCGATTCAGAATTTATGGGAAATGTCGGATCTGTTTCACGGTACATTTATCATGTCGATGGCACTGTGGGGAACGGTGATCGGTGCACTGTTTGGAGGCATTCCCTGTGATCGTTTCGGCCGGCGGAAAACGCTATTTTGGATTGGTGTTTTATACCTGGTTTCCGCACTTGGATCGGCTTTCGCAACAGATCCATATATCTTCTCAATCTCACGATTTATTGGCGGACTGGGGGTCGGAGCTTCATCCGTAGCTGCACCTGTATATATTTCCGAAATCACTCCTGCAGCCAACAGGGGAAAGCTTGTTGCTCTGTATCAATTTAATATTGTGTTCGGAATATTGATCGCATACATCTCAAATTACCTCATTGGAACTATTTTTGATGATCAGGCATGGCGCTGGATGCTGGGTGTGGAGGCAATTCCCGCCACGATTTACCTGCTGCTCGTGATGGGTGTGCCGGAAAGTCCGCGGTGGCTTGTACTCAAAAGAAACCGGGTGAAGGAGGCTAAGTCGCTTCTTGAAAAACTGAATCCCAAGGAAGATATCGACCGCCTGATTCTTCAGATCAAAAAATCGGTTTCTAAAACAGCGGGATCATCCGTTTTCTTCTCGAAAAGATTTCGGTTCCCGATTACCCTCGCGTTTTTGCTCGCATTTTTCAACCAGCTGTCCGGTATCAATTTTGTACTCTATTATGCACCGCGAATCTTTGAACAGGCCGGTGTGGAAGCAGGAGATGTACTTGGAGCTTCGGTTTCGCTTGGAGTTGTGAACCTGCTGTTTACACTGCTCGGGATGTATTTGATCGACAGGGCAGGCAGAAAATCTCTGATGTACATCGGATCTTTTGGATACATCGCGTCACTTGCCGGTGTGTCGTGGGCCTTTTTTACCGGGGCTGAGGGTACCGTCGTTGTGATATTTGTATGTGCATTTATTGCCTCACACGCCATAGGGCAGGGCGCTGTGATTTGGGTGTTTATCTCTGAAATATTTCCAAATGCAGTGCGCGATTACGGAATGTCACTCGGATCGGGAACACATTGGGTGTTCGCAGCAATTATCACACTGATCACACCAACGGTGTTAAGTGCATTCTCCGGCACCCAGATTTTTGCATTCTTCTCGTTCATGATGGTGCTTCAGTTGCTGTTTGTATGGAAAATCATGCCCGAGACGAAGAATATTACACTTGAAGAGATGGAAGTTAAGCTGGGAATAAATGTTGAAGAGCTTAAAGAAGTCATTGATGAGAATGATATTCGCTCAGAGAAAGAATGA
- a CDS encoding LemA family protein — protein sequence MTTAIIILIVVLIILIAFPVSIYNRLVSLRNRFKNAFAQIDVQLKRRYDLIPNLVNVAKQYMSHERETLEAVIQARNQAVSTEKQVADEPGDPDAMQKLMGAEKNLGGALGRLFALSENYPDLKANQNMMQLTEELSSTENKIAFARQSFNDAVMNYNTAREKFPAVIFAGMFGFKEARLFEIEVEDERKAPEVKF from the coding sequence ATGACTACTGCAATTATTATTCTTATTGTTGTTCTTATCATTTTGATCGCCTTCCCGGTTTCTATCTATAACCGGCTTGTTTCCCTGAGAAACCGATTTAAAAACGCATTTGCCCAGATTGATGTGCAGCTTAAGCGGCGATATGACCTTATCCCGAACCTGGTAAATGTAGCGAAGCAGTACATGAGTCATGAGCGGGAAACGCTGGAAGCCGTTATTCAGGCGCGAAATCAGGCCGTTAGTACCGAGAAACAGGTAGCGGATGAGCCGGGAGATCCCGATGCCATGCAAAAACTGATGGGAGCAGAGAAAAATCTCGGAGGTGCACTCGGCCGTCTTTTTGCACTCTCTGAAAACTATCCCGACCTGAAAGCCAACCAAAATATGATGCAGCTTACGGAAGAACTCTCTTCTACAGAGAATAAAATTGCGTTTGCCCGCCAATCTTTCAACGATGCCGTGATGAATTACAATACGGCAAGGGAAAAGTTTCCCGCGGTGATATTTGCCGGAATGTTTGGCTTCAAAGAGGCACGCCTTTTCGAAATTGAAGTAGAAGATGAGCGAAAAGCACCTGAAGTGAAGTTTTAA